Proteins from a single region of Acidobacteriota bacterium:
- a CDS encoding glycoside hydrolase family 5 protein: MNRKLRVSAVICAALVTTCSLVFAGEVKEGDSGEWWDVPYPEPFDASKIETSLQFIHVEGNRFVDEDGNTRIFRGVNISDPDKLEKNGHWNRAHFEIIKDWGANLVRVPVHPVAWKGRGKVEYFKLLDQAVTWASELGLYLNIEWHGIGNLSTEVFQHPMHYTTRQETYNFWRDVSFRYANLPAVAFYELFNEPTTYNGQLGKISWAEWKVIVEQMIGIIFAHDSKVIPLVAGFNWAYELHNVGTNPIDYQGIGYVSHPYPMKAPQPWEKNWEKDFGYVADTYPLMAAEIGFMAADLPGSHNPVIADEEYGRRILSYFEKKGISWTAWCFDPDWPPQLISDWNYTPTTQGAFFKAYMQGKK, encoded by the coding sequence ATGAATAGGAAACTTCGGGTATCCGCAGTCATCTGCGCGGCCCTCGTGACGACGTGTTCGCTGGTGTTTGCGGGCGAGGTGAAGGAGGGCGACAGCGGGGAGTGGTGGGACGTCCCCTACCCTGAGCCCTTCGATGCATCGAAGATCGAAACCTCGCTACAGTTCATTCACGTCGAGGGCAACCGCTTCGTTGACGAGGACGGTAACACCAGGATCTTTCGCGGGGTCAACATCTCCGATCCGGACAAACTGGAAAAGAACGGCCACTGGAACAGGGCCCACTTCGAGATCATCAAGGACTGGGGGGCGAACCTCGTCCGCGTACCGGTGCACCCGGTCGCCTGGAAGGGGCGTGGCAAGGTCGAGTACTTCAAGCTACTCGATCAGGCGGTCACCTGGGCCTCCGAGCTCGGTCTCTACCTCAACATCGAGTGGCACGGCATCGGCAATCTCTCCACCGAAGTCTTCCAGCACCCCATGCACTACACCACCCGGCAGGAAACCTATAATTTCTGGCGCGATGTATCGTTCCGTTACGCAAACCTTCCGGCAGTCGCCTTCTACGAGCTCTTCAACGAGCCCACCACCTACAACGGCCAGCTTGGCAAGATCAGCTGGGCCGAGTGGAAGGTGATCGTCGAGCAGATGATCGGCATCATCTTTGCCCACGACAGCAAGGTGATTCCATTGGTGGCCGGTTTCAACTGGGCCTACGAGCTCCACAACGTCGGCACGAATCCCATCGACTACCAGGGCATCGGCTACGTCAGCCATCCCTACCCGATGAAAGCGCCGCAGCCGTGGGAGAAGAACTGGGAAAAGGACTTCGGTTATGTCGCCGACACCTACCCGTTGATGGCGGCCGAGATCGGCTTCATGGCGGCCGACCTGCCGGGTTCGCACAACCCCGTCATCGCTGACGAAGAGTACGGTCGGAGAATCCTCAGCTACTTCGAGAAGAAGGGCATCTCCTGGACCGCCTGGTGCTTTGACCCCGACTGGCCGCCGCAGCTGATTTCAGACTGGAACTACACACCGACAACGCAGGGGGCGTTTTTCAAGGCGTATATGCAGGGGAAGAAGTAG
- a CDS encoding Na+:solute symporter — protein sequence MGQLGLTSLDLGIIVFYLVAVTAIGFAMRRKAAKSVESYLLGGKDIPWYMLGLSNASGMFDISGTMWLVTIGFVYGLKSIWLPWLWPTFNQIFLMVFLSAWLRRSNVTTGAQWIETRFGTGTGARLSHTVVVVFALIGGLGFLAYGFVGLGKFVEIFLPWEVVQPLIGINVAPEFVPHIYGIVFTLAAVLYTILGGMRSIVLADVLQFTIMTISAIVVAAIAMTALAHTPLAVPDGWMSPWFGWELDLDWTGIITEVNQKIVDDQFGLFTIFFMMMLFKGILVSAAGPAPNYDMQKILATRSPREGALMSGFVSLVLSPSRYLMITGFVVLGLLFYQRLDLIVGGQLDFEQILPSAINEFVPAGFTGLLLAGLAAAFVSTFSGTLNAAQAYVVNDLYHKYIDPNASQKRTVIVNYASGLLIVVVSIVLGFYAKNVNNMLQWIVSALWGAYLSSNVLKWYWWRFNGHGYFWGMAAGIVPALIFPAIWPDVLPLFYFPHLMGISLVGCIAGTYLTKPTDRETLKTFYRTVRPWGFWGPIRREVEAEDPDFKCNINFKRDMVNVVVGTIWQTALVALPIYFVLMRWRPVAITAVIVVVTMIFLKKNWYDQLED from the coding sequence ATGGGACAACTCGGTTTGACCAGCCTCGACCTGGGCATCATCGTCTTCTATTTGGTGGCGGTGACCGCAATCGGATTCGCGATGCGGCGGAAAGCCGCCAAGAGCGTCGAATCCTACCTGCTCGGCGGCAAGGACATCCCCTGGTACATGCTCGGGCTTTCCAACGCATCCGGCATGTTCGACATCTCCGGCACCATGTGGCTGGTCACAATCGGCTTCGTATACGGCCTCAAGAGCATCTGGCTGCCGTGGCTGTGGCCGACCTTCAACCAGATCTTCCTGATGGTCTTCCTGTCGGCGTGGTTGCGACGTTCGAATGTCACCACCGGGGCGCAGTGGATCGAGACCCGATTCGGCACCGGCACCGGAGCCCGCCTGTCGCACACGGTTGTGGTCGTATTCGCTCTCATTGGTGGGCTCGGCTTCCTCGCCTACGGTTTCGTCGGGCTCGGCAAGTTCGTCGAGATTTTCCTCCCCTGGGAGGTCGTCCAGCCCCTGATCGGCATCAACGTCGCCCCCGAGTTCGTGCCGCACATCTACGGCATCGTCTTCACTCTGGCGGCGGTGCTCTACACGATCCTCGGTGGCATGCGCTCGATCGTGCTCGCCGACGTTCTGCAGTTCACCATCATGACGATCTCGGCGATCGTCGTCGCGGCCATCGCCATGACCGCGCTCGCTCACACGCCGCTCGCGGTTCCCGACGGGTGGATGAGTCCGTGGTTCGGTTGGGAGCTTGACCTCGACTGGACCGGGATCATTACCGAGGTCAACCAGAAGATCGTTGACGACCAGTTCGGCCTGTTCACCATTTTCTTCATGATGATGCTTTTCAAGGGCATCCTGGTCAGCGCCGCGGGCCCGGCGCCCAACTACGACATGCAGAAAATCCTCGCCACCCGCTCGCCACGCGAAGGCGCGTTGATGAGTGGCTTCGTGAGCCTCGTCTTGAGTCCATCACGATACCTGATGATCACCGGCTTCGTGGTGCTCGGCCTGCTGTTCTACCAACGCCTGGATCTCATTGTGGGCGGGCAGCTCGATTTCGAGCAGATCCTGCCGTCGGCGATCAACGAGTTCGTGCCGGCCGGCTTCACCGGGCTCCTGCTCGCGGGCCTCGCAGCGGCCTTCGTATCGACCTTCTCCGGCACCCTCAACGCGGCCCAGGCGTACGTCGTCAACGACCTCTACCACAAATACATAGACCCGAATGCGTCACAGAAGCGCACGGTGATCGTCAATTACGCCAGCGGATTGCTGATCGTTGTCGTCAGCATCGTTCTCGGCTTCTACGCCAAGAACGTCAACAACATGCTGCAGTGGATCGTTTCGGCCCTCTGGGGGGCCTACCTCTCTTCCAATGTGCTCAAGTGGTATTGGTGGCGCTTCAACGGCCACGGCTACTTCTGGGGCATGGCGGCAGGCATCGTACCGGCCCTCATTTTTCCGGCAATCTGGCCCGACGTCCTTCCGCTCTTCTACTTCCCGCACCTCATGGGCATCTCGCTGGTCGGGTGCATTGCTGGTACCTACCTGACCAAACCCACCGATCGCGAGACGTTGAAGACCTTCTACCGCACGGTGAGGCCGTGGGGCTTCTGGGGACCGATCCGTCGCGAGGTGGAGGCCGAAGACCCCGACTTCAAGTGCAACATAAACTTCAAGCGAGACATGGTTAATGTGGTGGTCGGCACGATCTGGCAGACGGCGCTGGTCGCGCTGCCCATCTACTTCGTGCTCATGCGGTGGAGGCCGGTCGCGATCACTGCAGTCATCGTCGTCGTGACGATGATCTTCCTCAAGAAGAACTGGTACGACCAGCTCGAAGACTGA